A single genomic interval of Littorina saxatilis isolate snail1 linkage group LG17, US_GU_Lsax_2.0, whole genome shotgun sequence harbors:
- the LOC138952652 gene encoding uncharacterized protein: MFIIVKYGQNESLLCNPSCAVINLLTSIKRRTGYGNTNLILDLSDETGLVKELDVHKNEYASNYLSTHATYILVQKDPIADDNISIDTRSTPTPPQFTYKALLEGSTDLFPNFRLHVAEVERKKGKRTGSKSPSPAGRLLSKPKKGATKAGGAVKRK; this comes from the exons ATGTTCATCATCGTGAAATACGGCCAGAACGAGTCACTGCTGTGCAACCCCAGCTGCGCTGTGATAAACTTGCTCACCAGCATCAAGAGACGGACTGGTTACGGCAACACCAACCTCATACTGGATCTCTCCGACGAGACAG GTCTGGTGAAGGAGCTGGACGTGCACAAGAACGAGTACGCCTCCAACTACCTCTCCACTcacgccacctacatcctggtGCAGAAAGACCCCATCGCAGACGACAACATTTCCATAGACACCcgctccacccccaccccgccccagTTCACCTACAAGGCGCTGCTAGAGGGCAGCACCGACCTCTTCCCCAACTTCCGGCTGCACGTGGCGGAAGTAGAGCGAAAGAAGGGGAAACGAACCGGAAGCAAATCACCCAGCCCCGCGGGTCGTCTGCTGTCCAAGCCCAAGAAAGGCGCCACCAAGGCCGGCGGAGCTGTCAAGAGAAAATAA